In Massilia forsythiae, one DNA window encodes the following:
- a CDS encoding ATP-binding protein has translation MNKAINAELLDLSNCAKEPIRTPGSIQPHGFLLALSDELTVLQASANLGDWAGCSAAAVVGGPLAGVIGEDGVQRIVAQLGPELGSHPFYAGTVGIRSKRHFDVLAHRWDRVTYLEFEPVDRAEAADFRHLYPLIGDFLLKVNEAGSIQMLAQQACEHVRAVTGYGRVVAYQFDPDGHGHVMAESLEAGYHAYMGQHFPATDIPAQARELYLLQHIRLIQNADYHPAALVPALNPLTQQPNDLSFAALRSVSPVHLQYMRNMETLASMSVSLIVKGKLWGLISCHNRDPKPVGFEKRTACEQLGQILALCIESREDARELQFRLEVRRIMVAMLAGLTQGSNFIDNLSSVFPDLLRFARAAGAAIVVDDRILLHGDTPGKEEIAALVDWLARSEHGDLYHTDNLSRAWPPAAAMVRNASGLLALPISRIHKHYLLWFRPEYVHTIEWAGNPREKEAADKALHGAPLQLSPRTSFASWRETIHGSSVRWHAGELELALEFRTALLGIVLERAEQMAELAGELGRANKELEAFSYSVSHDLRAPLRHIVGFSDLLLESAGSEDAVQRQRFLKNIKESARLAGKLVDDLLSFSQMGRAALRPTEVDMNDLVNSCIHKLAPETRGRDIEWDVAPLPVVWADPTFLHLALSNLLANAVKFTGQREMARIRISADDHAQETVFHVDDNGAGFNMDYVHKLFGVFQRLHRMEDFQGTGIGLANVRRIVERHGGRVWADSVLGESASFSFALPKHEDEDEADDGAQADNPTKQ, from the coding sequence ATGAACAAGGCCATCAACGCAGAACTCCTTGACTTGTCGAATTGCGCCAAGGAACCCATCCGCACGCCCGGCAGCATCCAGCCGCATGGCTTCCTGCTGGCCCTGTCGGACGAACTGACCGTGCTGCAGGCCAGCGCCAACCTGGGCGACTGGGCGGGCTGCAGCGCCGCCGCCGTGGTGGGCGGTCCGCTGGCCGGCGTGATCGGCGAGGATGGCGTGCAGCGCATCGTGGCGCAGCTCGGCCCCGAACTCGGATCGCATCCGTTCTATGCCGGTACCGTCGGCATCCGCAGCAAACGCCATTTCGACGTGCTGGCGCACCGCTGGGATCGGGTAACCTATCTGGAATTCGAACCGGTGGACCGCGCCGAGGCGGCCGACTTCCGCCACCTGTACCCGCTGATCGGCGACTTCCTGCTGAAGGTGAACGAGGCCGGCAGCATCCAGATGCTGGCCCAGCAGGCGTGCGAGCACGTGCGCGCGGTGACCGGCTACGGGCGCGTGGTGGCCTACCAGTTCGACCCGGACGGCCACGGCCACGTGATGGCCGAGTCGCTGGAGGCAGGCTACCACGCGTACATGGGCCAGCACTTCCCGGCCACCGACATCCCGGCCCAGGCGCGCGAGCTGTACCTGTTGCAGCATATCCGCCTGATCCAGAACGCCGATTACCATCCGGCGGCGCTGGTGCCGGCGCTGAACCCGCTCACGCAGCAGCCCAACGACCTGTCCTTCGCGGCGCTGCGCAGCGTGTCGCCGGTGCACCTGCAGTACATGCGCAACATGGAAACGCTGGCCTCGATGTCGGTGTCGCTGATCGTCAAGGGCAAGCTGTGGGGATTGATCTCCTGCCACAACCGCGATCCGAAACCGGTCGGCTTCGAAAAGCGCACCGCCTGCGAACAGCTGGGCCAGATCCTGGCGCTGTGCATCGAATCGCGAGAAGACGCGCGCGAACTGCAGTTCCGCCTCGAGGTGCGGCGCATCATGGTGGCGATGCTGGCCGGGCTGACCCAGGGCAGCAATTTCATCGACAACCTGTCCAGCGTGTTCCCCGACCTGCTGCGCTTCGCGCGCGCGGCGGGCGCCGCCATCGTGGTCGACGACCGCATCCTGCTTCACGGCGACACGCCCGGGAAGGAAGAAATCGCGGCCCTGGTCGACTGGCTGGCGCGCAGCGAGCACGGCGACCTGTACCACACCGACAACCTGTCGCGCGCCTGGCCGCCCGCCGCCGCCATGGTGCGCAACGCCAGCGGCCTGCTGGCGCTGCCGATCTCGCGCATCCACAAGCATTACCTGCTGTGGTTCCGGCCCGAATACGTGCACACGATCGAGTGGGCCGGCAACCCGCGCGAAAAGGAAGCCGCCGACAAGGCGCTGCACGGCGCGCCGCTGCAGCTGTCGCCGCGCACCAGCTTCGCGTCCTGGCGCGAAACCATTCACGGCAGCAGCGTGCGCTGGCACGCCGGCGAACTCGAACTGGCACTGGAATTCCGCACCGCCCTGCTGGGCATCGTGCTGGAGCGCGCCGAACAGATGGCCGAGCTGGCCGGCGAGCTCGGGCGCGCCAACAAGGAGCTGGAAGCGTTCTCGTATTCGGTGTCGCACGACCTGCGCGCGCCGCTGCGCCACATCGTCGGCTTTTCCGACCTGCTGCTCGAATCGGCCGGCAGCGAGGATGCCGTGCAGCGCCAGCGCTTCCTGAAGAACATCAAGGAATCGGCGCGCCTGGCCGGCAAGCTGGTCGACGACCTGCTGTCGTTCTCGCAGATGGGCCGCGCGGCGCTGCGTCCGACCGAGGTCGACATGAACGACCTGGTAAATTCATGCATCCACAAGCTGGCGCCGGAAACCCGCGGCCGCGACATCGAATGGGACGTCGCTCCGTTGCCGGTGGTGTGGGCCGACCCGACCTTCCTGCACCTGGCGCTCTCCAACCTGCTGGCCAACGCCGTCAAGTTCACCGGCCAGCGCGAGATGGCGCGCATCCGCATCAGCGCCGACGACCACGCGCAGGAAACGGTCTTCCACGTGGACGACAACGGCGCAGGCTTCAACATGGATTACGTGCACAAGCTGTTCGGCGTGTTCCAGCGCCTGCACCGCATGGAAGATTTCCAGGGCACCGGCATCGGCCTGGCCAACGTGCGCCGCATCGTCGAGCGCCATGGCGGCCGCGTGTGGGCCGACTCGGTGCTCGGCGAGAGCGCCAGCTTTTCGTTCGCCCTGCCCAAGCACGAAGACGAAGACGAAGCCGACGACGGCGCCCAAGCAGACAACCCAACCAAACAGTAA
- a CDS encoding hybrid sensor histidine kinase/response regulator: MNDQTQPRKSLLDERRFEYLISGISDYAIYMLDPRGLVSSWNAGARRFKGYQTQEILGEHFSRFYTPEDREAGMPARALDTALTQGKYEAEGWRMRKDGSRFWAHVVIDPIYDEHAQLLGFAKVTRDVTERKRAEDALRESEQRFRLLVQGVTDYAIYMLSPEGTVTNWNTGAERIKGYLQDEIVGSHFSRFYIDEDKLAGIPAHALGTASSAGRFEAEGWRVRKDGSRFWAHVIIDAIHDESGTLIGFAKITRDLTEKKRAAQALEAADKALFQAQKMESIGQLTGGVAHDFNNLLSVLSSGLEVLALQRAEGDVRTIESMRRAVDRGARLTQQLLAFARQQPLQAEVRNINRIISGFETVLRRAGNSAIDFTIDLDRKAHSAEIDSARFESALLNLVVNARDAMPDGGRLLLTTANAALDGKSGPAQLAALPPREYVRISVADSGTGMPPDVVARAFEPFFTTKEVGKGTGLGLSQVYGFIKQSGGEVVIESRPGEGTTVSIYLPAVVDATVEDDNGHIERVLIVEDEPDLMDVAASLFTSMGYEVVTAASGYEAIDVMRQRDVDILFTDVVMPNGMNGIELASYTREHYPDTRIMLASGYPLPALKQRHGSGLGEFAFVNKPYRLSDLARTLRSAMR; the protein is encoded by the coding sequence ATGAATGATCAGACGCAACCTAGAAAATCGTTGCTGGACGAACGGCGTTTCGAATACCTGATCTCCGGGATCAGCGATTACGCCATCTACATGCTCGACCCGCGCGGGCTGGTCAGCAGCTGGAACGCCGGCGCCAGGCGCTTCAAGGGCTACCAGACCCAGGAAATCCTGGGCGAGCACTTCTCGCGCTTCTACACGCCGGAAGACCGCGAGGCCGGCATGCCGGCGCGGGCGCTGGACACCGCGCTCACGCAGGGCAAGTACGAGGCCGAGGGGTGGCGCATGCGCAAGGACGGTTCGCGCTTCTGGGCCCACGTGGTGATCGACCCGATCTACGACGAACATGCGCAACTGCTGGGCTTCGCCAAGGTCACGCGCGACGTCACCGAGCGCAAGCGCGCCGAGGATGCGCTGCGCGAGAGCGAGCAGCGCTTCCGCCTGCTGGTGCAGGGCGTGACCGATTACGCGATCTACATGCTGTCGCCCGAGGGCACGGTCACCAACTGGAACACCGGCGCCGAGCGCATCAAGGGCTACCTGCAGGACGAGATCGTCGGTAGCCATTTTTCGCGCTTCTATATCGACGAGGACAAGCTGGCCGGCATCCCGGCGCATGCGCTGGGCACCGCGTCGAGCGCCGGGCGCTTCGAAGCCGAAGGCTGGCGCGTGCGCAAGGACGGTTCGCGCTTCTGGGCGCACGTGATCATCGACGCCATCCACGACGAATCCGGCACCCTGATCGGCTTCGCCAAGATCACGCGCGACCTGACCGAAAAGAAGCGCGCGGCGCAAGCGCTGGAAGCGGCCGACAAGGCCCTGTTCCAGGCGCAGAAGATGGAATCCATCGGCCAGCTGACCGGCGGCGTGGCGCACGACTTCAACAACCTGCTGTCGGTGCTGTCGAGCGGCCTGGAAGTGCTGGCCCTGCAGCGCGCCGAGGGCGACGTGCGCACCATCGAGAGCATGCGCCGCGCGGTCGACCGCGGCGCGCGCCTGACCCAGCAGTTGCTGGCGTTCGCGCGCCAGCAGCCGCTGCAGGCGGAGGTCCGCAACATCAACCGCATCATCAGCGGCTTCGAGACGGTGCTGCGGCGCGCCGGCAATTCGGCCATCGATTTCACCATCGACCTGGACCGCAAGGCCCACAGCGCCGAGATCGACAGCGCGCGCTTCGAATCGGCGTTGCTGAACCTGGTGGTGAACGCGCGCGACGCGATGCCGGACGGCGGGCGCTTGCTATTGACCACCGCCAACGCGGCCCTGGACGGCAAGTCGGGGCCGGCGCAGCTGGCGGCGCTGCCGCCGCGCGAGTATGTGCGCATCAGCGTGGCCGACAGCGGCACCGGCATGCCGCCGGACGTGGTGGCGCGCGCCTTCGAACCCTTTTTCACGACCAAGGAAGTCGGCAAGGGCACCGGCCTCGGCCTGTCGCAGGTGTACGGCTTCATCAAGCAGTCGGGCGGCGAAGTCGTCATCGAGAGCCGGCCGGGCGAGGGCACCACGGTGTCGATCTACCTGCCGGCGGTGGTCGACGCCACCGTGGAGGACGACAACGGCCACATCGAGCGCGTCTTGATCGTCGAGGACGAGCCGGACCTGATGGACGTGGCCGCCTCGCTGTTCACCAGCATGGGCTACGAGGTGGTGACCGCGGCCAGCGGCTACGAGGCGATCGACGTCATGCGCCAGCGCGACGTCGACATCCTGTTCACCGACGTGGTGATGCCGAACGGGATGAACGGCATCGAACTGGCCAGCTACACGCGCGAGCACTATCCGGACACCCGCATCATGCTGGCGTCCGGCTACCCGCTGCCGGCGCTGAAGCAGCGCCACGGCAGCGGACTGGGCGAGTTCGCGTTCGTCAACAAGCCGTATCGGCTGTCGGATCTCGCCCGCACCCTGCGCTCGGCGATGCGCTGA
- a CDS encoding esterase/lipase family protein: MLRLIKVCACALLAFPLLLTAGNAGAANNYPVVLVHGFLGFGPDAYPGSGFLYWGGYQNIAAHMQLYHGPHAVYAAGVGAISSNWDRAAELYAQIKGGCVDYGAAHMANSGDFGQVQKPPGKCWAADPKDNPDGYPLALYPQWDEAHPIHLIGHSQGGTTIRALIQLLEHGSPNGDEGGYDLYRGGKVGWVRSAVTLSAPHNGTTLRDAILNVLPMLRSPLRDIVDHRLANWELSPDGAREFNTWAQTSPRVYYFSVGTLATEAGAWCCNGTDRLLAPVQSANFQYPRVDMMSYFKPYAGEWIVPSLGQPGMGSYTQSSPDRVRIDSSWFPNDGVVNTVSMRAPNGQPVRDYDGTALRGSWNFLGNYRGYDHFDILNWPHQGDSADAIYDRISDIIFALE; this comes from the coding sequence ATGTTGCGATTGATAAAGGTTTGCGCGTGCGCGCTGCTGGCATTTCCCCTGCTGCTGACGGCGGGCAATGCCGGCGCCGCCAACAACTACCCGGTGGTGCTGGTGCACGGCTTCCTCGGCTTCGGGCCGGACGCCTATCCCGGCAGCGGTTTCCTGTACTGGGGCGGCTACCAGAACATCGCCGCCCACATGCAGCTGTACCATGGGCCGCACGCGGTATACGCGGCCGGCGTCGGCGCCATCAGTTCCAACTGGGACCGCGCCGCCGAGCTGTACGCGCAGATCAAGGGCGGCTGCGTCGACTACGGCGCCGCCCACATGGCGAACTCGGGCGACTTCGGCCAGGTGCAAAAGCCGCCGGGCAAGTGCTGGGCCGCCGACCCCAAGGACAATCCGGACGGCTACCCGCTCGCCCTGTATCCGCAATGGGACGAGGCGCATCCGATCCACCTGATCGGCCACAGCCAGGGCGGCACCACCATCCGCGCGCTGATCCAGCTGCTCGAGCACGGCTCGCCCAACGGCGACGAAGGCGGCTACGACCTGTACCGCGGCGGCAAGGTCGGCTGGGTGCGCAGCGCGGTCACGCTGTCGGCGCCGCACAACGGCACCACGCTGCGCGACGCCATCCTGAACGTGCTGCCGATGCTGCGCAGCCCCTTGCGCGACATCGTCGACCACCGCCTGGCCAACTGGGAACTGTCGCCGGACGGCGCGCGCGAATTCAATACCTGGGCGCAGACCTCGCCGCGGGTCTACTATTTTTCGGTGGGCACGCTGGCGACCGAGGCCGGCGCCTGGTGCTGCAACGGCACCGACCGCCTGCTGGCGCCGGTGCAGAGCGCGAATTTCCAGTACCCGCGCGTCGACATGATGTCCTACTTCAAACCCTATGCCGGCGAGTGGATCGTGCCCTCGCTCGGGCAGCCCGGCATGGGCTCGTACACCCAGTCGTCGCCCGACCGGGTGCGCATCGACAGCAGCTGGTTTCCCAACGACGGCGTGGTCAACACGGTCAGCATGCGCGCGCCAAACGGCCAGCCGGTGCGCGACTACGACGGCACGGCGCTGCGCGGCAGCTGGAATTTCCTCGGCAACTACCGCGGCTACGACCATTTCGACATCCTGAACTGGCCGCACCAGGGCGATTCGGCCGATGCGATCTACGACCGCATCAGCGACATCATTTTCGCACTGGAGTAA
- a CDS encoding dienelactone hydrolase family protein, with protein sequence MFRALASVRTLTTALIASLALLPGLAIEQELQLDYHINERIVLIPAGNNHQSRLETTVFQPNGPGPFPLIIINHGKDPGRTNLQPRDRFYYMARAFVERGYAVIVPMRQGFANSTGRYRDHGCDMTANGYTQAEDILSALDYARAQKWVDADHVVIAGQSYGGLATMALGTQDLPGVRGLINFAGGLRDDGDSCGWRSALVAAFSQYGAENRVPSLWMYGRNDSLFGPELVARMHDAFEQAGGKAELVEYAPFKRDSHGMLASRDGARVWLEDTMKFLKGVGMPTEVLYKIPEPPMPQPTDFAGVGDIDSVPFLSENGRRAYKEYLTKLTPRAFAISPSGGWCWAEEGEDPESRALATCSAKSDKPCRLYSVDEHVVWNPDLLEKAAVTASNTPAPAPALDGPGGAPGATALGSTAMLPH encoded by the coding sequence ATGTTCAGAGCACTCGCATCCGTTCGCACACTGACCACCGCGCTGATCGCCAGCCTGGCCCTGCTGCCGGGCCTGGCCATCGAGCAGGAACTGCAACTCGACTACCACATCAACGAGCGCATCGTCCTGATCCCGGCCGGCAATAACCACCAGTCGCGTCTGGAAACAACCGTGTTCCAGCCTAACGGTCCTGGCCCCTTCCCCTTGATCATCATCAACCATGGTAAGGATCCGGGACGCACCAACCTGCAGCCGCGCGACCGCTTCTATTACATGGCGCGCGCCTTCGTCGAGCGCGGCTATGCGGTAATCGTGCCGATGCGCCAGGGCTTCGCCAACTCGACCGGGCGCTACCGCGACCACGGCTGCGACATGACGGCCAACGGCTACACGCAGGCCGAGGACATCCTGTCAGCGCTCGACTATGCGCGCGCCCAGAAGTGGGTCGATGCCGACCACGTCGTGATCGCCGGCCAATCCTACGGCGGCCTGGCGACGATGGCGCTCGGCACCCAGGATCTGCCCGGCGTGCGCGGCCTGATCAACTTCGCCGGCGGCCTGCGCGACGACGGCGACAGCTGCGGCTGGCGCTCGGCGCTGGTGGCCGCGTTTTCGCAGTACGGTGCGGAAAACCGCGTGCCGAGCCTGTGGATGTACGGCCGCAACGATTCGCTGTTCGGCCCGGAACTGGTGGCGCGCATGCACGACGCCTTCGAGCAGGCCGGCGGCAAGGCCGAACTGGTCGAGTATGCGCCGTTCAAACGCGATTCGCACGGCATGCTGGCCAGCCGCGACGGCGCCAGGGTGTGGCTGGAAGACACCATGAAGTTCCTGAAGGGGGTCGGCATGCCCACCGAGGTGCTGTACAAGATCCCGGAACCGCCGATGCCGCAGCCGACCGATTTCGCCGGCGTCGGCGATATCGACTCGGTGCCTTTCCTGAGCGAGAACGGGCGCCGCGCCTACAAGGAATACCTGACCAAGCTGACGCCGCGCGCCTTCGCCATCTCGCCCAGCGGCGGCTGGTGCTGGGCCGAGGAAGGCGAAGACCCGGAATCGCGCGCGCTGGCAACCTGCTCGGCCAAGAGCGACAAGCCGTGCCGCCTGTATTCGGTCGACGAGCACGTGGTCTGGAATCCGGACCTGCTGGAAAAAGCGGCGGTGACGGCGTCCAACACGCCGGCCCCGGCGCCGGCGCTGGATGGCCCGGGCGGCGCGCCGGGCGCCACCGCGCTGGGCAGCACGGCGATGCTGCCGCACTGA
- a CDS encoding MarR family winged helix-turn-helix transcriptional regulator, translating into MFPVEERFTIALHAGARAWRAALERHLKANGVTAAGWSALAVLAAAMEPPSQRELARRLGVDGATLVSTIDRLVAGGLVERLPGPHDRRVKLVALTDAGRDLAGRVEREAALLRLAIAERIDGERLESAAAVLEELQRILEHA; encoded by the coding sequence ATGTTTCCTGTCGAAGAACGCTTTACGATTGCCCTACACGCCGGCGCCCGCGCCTGGCGCGCCGCGCTCGAGCGCCACCTGAAGGCCAACGGCGTCACCGCGGCCGGCTGGAGCGCGCTGGCGGTGCTGGCCGCCGCCATGGAGCCGCCATCGCAGCGCGAACTGGCGCGCCGCCTGGGCGTGGACGGCGCTACGCTGGTCTCGACCATCGACCGCCTGGTGGCGGGCGGCCTGGTCGAGCGCCTGCCGGGTCCGCACGACCGCCGTGTCAAACTGGTGGCGCTGACCGATGCCGGGCGCGACCTGGCCGGGCGCGTCGAGCGCGAAGCGGCGCTGCTGCGGCTTGCCATCGCCGAGCGCATCGACGGCGAGCGCCTGGAAAGCGCGGCCGCGGTGCTGGAAGAACTGCAGCGGATCCTGGAGCACGCATGA
- a CDS encoding MFS transporter has translation MSDKYAPRTWAPDERPTMPGGPSFPAHSNPRRAAYFLVGTLVTLTGGLGNALVSANLVNLQGTLGAYAYETNWLPAAYVMTNASMNLVLVKFRQQFGLRAFTEAFLVLYALVTFAHLFVNDIGSAIAVRAAHGMVGAALSTLGLYYTLQAFTKAWRPRGIVISTGISQLALPLAYLFSSSLLQIAEWRGLYVFELGLTLVTLGAVLWLKLPPGDRFKAFRPADFLTFILFAPGVALLTAALTFGRVLWWTEQRWIGVALAASIVLILAAICVERNRQNPLLNIRWLTNGSIVRLAIAMMLVRVVLSEQSVGAVGFLRLVGLNNDQLQVLFAVVLVATILGIVFAALAVRRADLLTPQIVALLIMAVGAYIDAQADNLTRPAQMMVSQGMLAFGGVLFLGPLLLTLMGSVIANPANLISFSVLFSLTQNMGGLLGSSLLGTFQVMREKYHSSLLAESLSSLDPLVAGRIQQGAAAYARVLADPAARSRQGAAALAASATREANILAYNDVFLLIAVLAVLLAVWIFGRGMWVKYIAPPTEAPGAAARPSPAAPLEMPRPTDSPLATPSGDRRGDTRPPQPVAPGEPMPQAANP, from the coding sequence ATGAGCGACAAGTACGCGCCGCGCACATGGGCGCCGGATGAACGCCCGACGATGCCCGGCGGCCCCTCGTTCCCGGCCCATTCGAATCCGCGCCGCGCCGCCTATTTCCTGGTCGGCACCCTGGTCACGCTGACGGGCGGCCTGGGCAACGCGCTGGTCAGCGCCAACCTGGTCAACCTGCAGGGGACGCTGGGCGCCTACGCCTACGAGACCAACTGGTTGCCGGCCGCCTACGTGATGACCAACGCCTCGATGAACCTGGTGCTGGTGAAATTCCGCCAGCAGTTCGGCCTGCGCGCCTTCACCGAAGCCTTCCTGGTGCTGTATGCGCTGGTGACCTTCGCCCACCTGTTCGTGAACGACATCGGTTCGGCGATCGCGGTGCGCGCCGCCCACGGCATGGTCGGCGCGGCGCTGTCCACGCTAGGCCTGTACTACACGCTGCAGGCGTTCACCAAGGCATGGCGCCCGCGCGGCATCGTGATCTCGACCGGCATCTCGCAGCTGGCGCTGCCGCTGGCCTACCTGTTTTCCAGCAGCCTGCTGCAGATTGCCGAGTGGCGCGGGCTGTACGTGTTCGAGCTGGGCCTGACCCTGGTGACGCTGGGCGCGGTGCTGTGGCTCAAGCTGCCGCCGGGCGACCGCTTCAAAGCGTTCCGGCCGGCCGATTTCCTCACCTTTATCCTGTTCGCGCCCGGCGTGGCTCTGCTGACCGCGGCGCTGACCTTCGGGCGCGTGCTGTGGTGGACCGAGCAGCGCTGGATCGGGGTGGCGCTGGCGGCCTCGATCGTGCTGATCCTGGCCGCCATCTGCGTCGAGCGCAACCGCCAGAATCCGCTGCTGAACATCCGCTGGCTGACCAACGGCAGCATCGTGCGCCTGGCGATCGCGATGATGCTGGTACGGGTGGTGCTGTCCGAGCAGAGCGTGGGCGCGGTCGGCTTCCTGCGCCTGGTCGGCCTGAACAACGACCAGCTGCAGGTGCTGTTCGCGGTGGTGCTGGTCGCCACCATCCTCGGCATCGTGTTCGCGGCGCTGGCGGTGCGGCGCGCCGACCTGCTGACGCCGCAGATCGTGGCGCTGCTGATCATGGCCGTCGGCGCCTACATCGACGCCCAGGCCGACAACCTGACGCGCCCGGCGCAGATGATGGTCAGCCAGGGCATGCTGGCCTTCGGCGGCGTGCTGTTCCTGGGGCCGCTGCTGCTGACGCTGATGGGCTCCGTGATCGCCAATCCGGCCAACCTGATCAGCTTTTCGGTGCTGTTCAGCCTGACCCAGAACATGGGCGGCCTGCTCGGCTCCTCGCTGCTGGGCACTTTCCAGGTGATGCGCGAGAAATACCATTCCTCGCTGCTGGCCGAGAGCCTGAGTTCGCTCGACCCGCTGGTCGCCGGCCGCATCCAGCAGGGCGCCGCCGCCTATGCGCGCGTGCTGGCCGATCCGGCCGCGCGCAGCCGCCAGGGCGCAGCGGCGCTGGCGGCGAGCGCCACGCGCGAAGCCAACATCCTGGCCTACAACGACGTGTTCCTCCTGATTGCCGTGCTGGCGGTACTGCTGGCCGTGTGGATCTTCGGGCGCGGCATGTGGGTGAAATACATTGCGCCGCCCACCGAGGCGCCGGGCGCGGCAGCTCGACCGTCTCCGGCGGCGCCGCTGGAAATGCCGCGCCCGACCGATTCGCCGCTGGCCACGCCGTCCGGCGACCGCCGCGGCGATACGCGCCCGCCGCAGCCGGTGGCGCCCGGCGAGCCGATGCCGCAAGCGGCCAACCCATGA
- a CDS encoding HlyD family secretion protein has translation MPESATTTQRQSNRKVIASGLLFALVALTGVLIVLYAWNLPPFHSAIQSTENALVRGQVTIISPQLSGYVVEVDVQDFQTVRQGQLLMRIDDRIYLQRLEQARAALATQRAALANFAQSQGSARATIAQNEAAVANADAQSRRASADLRRVEELAADGSLSARERDAARATRAQTVAATAQAAAALDIARQNLRTVDVNRGALAAAVANAEAAVKLAEIDLANTRILAPRDGQLGQVGVRLGAFVNAGAQLTALVPQAMWVIANMKETQMADVRLGQPVTFTVDALNHARLRGRVQEIAPATGSEFSVITPDNATGNFVKIAQRIPVRISIDANQALAQRLRPGMSVVASIDTAPKGPAR, from the coding sequence ATGCCAGAATCCGCCACGACCACCCAGCGACAATCGAACCGCAAGGTCATCGCCAGCGGACTGCTGTTTGCCCTGGTCGCGCTGACCGGCGTGCTGATCGTGCTGTACGCCTGGAACCTGCCGCCGTTCCACAGCGCGATCCAGTCCACCGAGAATGCGCTGGTGCGCGGCCAGGTCACCATCATCAGCCCGCAACTGTCCGGCTACGTGGTCGAGGTCGACGTGCAGGATTTCCAGACCGTGCGCCAGGGGCAGCTGCTGATGCGCATCGACGACCGCATCTACCTGCAGCGCCTGGAGCAGGCGCGCGCCGCGCTGGCCACCCAGCGCGCGGCGCTGGCCAACTTCGCCCAGAGCCAGGGCAGCGCGCGCGCCACCATCGCCCAGAACGAGGCCGCGGTGGCCAATGCCGATGCCCAGTCGCGGCGCGCCAGCGCCGACCTGCGCCGGGTCGAGGAGCTGGCGGCGGACGGCTCGCTGTCGGCGCGCGAGCGCGACGCCGCGCGCGCCACCCGCGCCCAGACCGTGGCCGCCACCGCGCAGGCCGCGGCGGCGCTGGACATCGCGCGCCAGAACCTGCGCACCGTGGACGTCAACCGCGGCGCCCTGGCGGCGGCGGTGGCCAACGCCGAGGCGGCGGTGAAGCTGGCCGAGATCGATCTCGCCAATACCCGCATCCTGGCGCCGCGCGATGGCCAGCTGGGCCAGGTGGGCGTGCGCCTGGGCGCCTTTGTAAATGCCGGCGCCCAGCTGACCGCGCTGGTGCCGCAAGCCATGTGGGTGATCGCCAACATGAAGGAAACGCAGATGGCTGACGTGCGCCTGGGCCAGCCGGTCACTTTTACCGTGGACGCGCTGAACCACGCCAGGCTGCGCGGCCGTGTGCAGGAGATCGCGCCGGCCACCGGCTCGGAGTTCTCGGTGATCACGCCGGACAACGCCACCGGCAACTTCGTCAAGATCGCCCAGCGCATCCCGGTGCGCATCTCGATCGACGCCAATCAGGCGCTGGCGCAGCGCTTGCGGCCCGGGATGTCGGTGGTCGCCAGCATCGATACCGCGCCCAAGGGGCCGGCGCGATGA